The genomic stretch CGATGCACTTCTGTGTGGTGCATCTATAATAACTTCTGAAAATTTAAGCAAATAATAATTAGGACTTGTGCTAGAGTTCACTATATGTATCAATTATATACACTTCTCATGTTATATAATATGATTTTgtaagaaagaaatgaaaaaggaaATATGTATGCAAAGAACATATGCAAGTGGAGCGAAAATTAACCGCTAGATCAATAGCTAGCTATTAAAACAGATATTTACATGAttattagggtttaatttgaagGCTAACATAATAAGCATATAGCGTAAGATATACTAAATCAATTATAAAGAGTTCGAACTTCATAATTAGATGCACCCACTAATACTTCAATTTAGTAATATTTATTTCTACTAAATCAGAGGTCTCAAATTTTGACTACTATGAGTGACGAATTTGATACTTAATTATAGCTCAACCCAAATCCCTATCTCAGAGTcgttatacaaaaaaaaacttcataatCTAAGTGCAAATTATTTAACTATATACTAATGGCCAGTAACAGATACGAATTGCATATAACAAACATTTCATCATCAAATAACGGCTATTGACtggccaaaaagaaaataacggCTGTTGAAAAATTGGAGATTAGTTTactaaataattataatttggaatttttatttccTGCAGGAATGTACGTTCAGGTACTGGAATTAAATTAAGAAATCGGTATATATTAACCTAGGATAAGGGCTGTTTTTGACTGCCTTCTGTCCGTACTTCCTCCATCTGTATCCATCTTCAAGGTGATCCACTTCACTCTTAGTCAGAAACGCAAACCGTGGTTCCCTCTTCcgtttctctttcttttttgcttTGTTCCTGAATTATACAGTTTCAGAAACTTCAGTCAACATTTAGCACTAcctaataaaagaaataaaagaacaaataaaCCAAACCCTGCCAGTTTCCAACAATGATCTAAGAAAATTAGATATATAGATTTTCTTGAAACCTGTTTGTACCCAAAAGTGACATATATGGTatgcatgtatatatgtgtgtgtgattAGGGTTCTAGATACAGATCCCATTTTTGCTTTTAGGGCTTAGGGTTAATCAGGAAAGTAATGAAAGcgaataattaaataaatatctCTTCAATTAAAGACACAAGGGAGAAAAATGCACTAAAAAGTTTTGGCTTTGAAAGTCTACCTTCAGACAAAATACAGTCAAGCTAGGGAACCCTATTTATCCATATCTACCTTAAAGCTTCTAATTAACCTTTACCATGAATCTTGCAACAAGGGACCAAACAAAACCTACCCTTTCTTTGACTTGTCTTCATCATCTCCATCAGACCCTAATTTCGGCTGTTTATCTTTCTTGCTCTTATGATCTGAATCTTCATCTAAAACTTGATGATCAACAGCAACAGCAACAGCACCAGCACCAGCACCAGCAGCTTCATTAGGGGAAGAAGATattgaggaataatttggtgTGGAAGGGTTTTCAGTGGTACTATTAGTCCCCACTGAGTGATCTCCTACACCTGCTGCCGCAGCCTGCTGCTTGTTTGAGTTGTTGTCATGATCTAACGGCGGAGAAATGACTTCCGATGAGGAACACGACATGTCGAAGGCTTTCGAGAGGGTGTTGTAGTCCAATGATCCGTGTAGGCAGTCGGTTAAGCTCATGAACGAATTAGGATGATCAGATCCAAACCCATTTAGGGTTTGTGGGTCATGCGAGGGATTTTGGTATAAGGAGGAAGTACCATAGTTGAAGAATGGATAGCCTGACTTCTTGATCTCATGGTGGTTGTAGTCGAAAGGGTCATACTGGTAAgggtttttcttctcatttgacatggtagaagaagatgaaggagatgaagaagaagaaactttcAGAGATGTAAGAGAGATGGGGATGAGATTCTTGCTTTGTTCTTTTTACAGGAAATGAACcttaggtttgatttttatCTTTGCCTTCTTATTAAtaggagggagagagggagagagagtgagagagagaagagttGATCTGATGGGATGCTAGCTAGCTACCTACTTTTGGCTACTTGCACACTTGGCAGTTTCAATTGCTAATAAgctttgataaaaataaaaaaattgctaataagcaataggtttttttcttcattttcttatatatttcCTTCCAATTAAATATTatcaaaatatcattttttgtGTGTGAAATATGAAAAAAGTATATCAGATAAAAGAGGTATGAAGAAGAGTAGTGgaagagtgaaaaaaaaaaaaattaaaatgaaaactactttaaataattttttttcgttttttgtttttagcttCATTCTATGTTGTGTGTTTTTCTTCACTATTCTACGTCTCTCGTCATCCTCCATCTACTCTTCTTCATCCctatttttctatttatattttccttccatcAATAATCCAaaaggtaaaaaataaaaaaactgaaaagcGAAATGTTTATAACATAAACCCAAAGCACTCCAAAACACTCACTATCCATTAACGTGAGTATTCGCCCCAAGTCTTAGGAATGTGAACATGTCGCGCGATGCTCGGTCAGAAATTAGAACGCAACAGCCTTTATCACATGACATTTTTATGACCTTCCGATTTGAATGGTAACTTTCATTGTATGTGTGTTATCTGGAGTTAGGTCTGGGACCACATAAGGGGGTGGGGTGTGGTGTGGTGGTCAAGATGTCCAAGCTTACACGTGTTAGGGATTGGGCACCGTCATTTGACCTTATGTGGCACGTGGGAGCGACATTCTGTTCCTTTCCCACGCCTATGTCTTGCTGATTGGCCCCTCACGTCATCTCGGTTGCGGAAACCCCCGAATTTTGTGGTTGCCCTTTTTCCTGTTTCCTGAAAATCGGTCAAACCCATCCCCATCAAGATTAAAAGGTTGGTCAAATACCAACTTCATatgataattatatatattgacaaacaaCTTGGTTTGTTTTTATCTCAAAATTATTAATCTATATATGCAATAGTGATTGTATGAATCTCGCATTGTGTTTCTAAAGGGTTTAGGCCTTGTTTAGAAATactttaaaataactaaatgtttttttagtgaaaatgtttttgaattttttgaaaaaagtaaatgaatcatgaaaaaaatacttgaaatacTTTTTGAAAGAAACATACAGCTAGTACTTCTTCCGAAAAGCATatcaagtgcttttgaaacccaaaaatattttttctgaaAATGTTTCCAGTCatttaaaagtatttccaaaTGACTCCAAAAGTAAAAAAGTACTTATCTCAATTTCAGGCCTTAAACTCATTTGTATGAATAAGCAAAGATGGATTATTTACTTAGTATTATAATTAAGtgatatttatcttcacttATAAGAAGTGTTATATTGAAATTTTGTAAAGAATGATTTCGATACCAATGTTCAAAATATCGTTGTATACAAAATATACTTGTTCAATAGCATATATGAGGACATATTAACTACTaggttttttttaaagaaaataaaacggacctcacacacacacacacatattgaaAGGATATTCCCGAGATTTTGCATTCAGTAAAATAATGAACATGGGGTAAAGTGATGTGTAAGAGTCTCGGTTCAAAATTCGTAACTCTTCAatgtaacaaaaacaaataatgaagACAATAATTGGAGGCAATCGTCCAATTGAACCCAGCTACTACCTGCTAGATAGATTGAAACATCACGCATATTAGGAGCATTGAAGCATAATTGATCGTGCAATATGCTGCATGTAACTCTTATTATCCATGAAGTTGTATATGATTTCATATATTAATTAGTCCAATGATTTTAAATTGGAAAAAGTTGTTAGTTCTTCAATATTGACAGAAGTTTCCCACTTGTGTCGGATTTGATTGGTTTAGGTGGGTGCATTATTTTGTAGGCATGCATGACATGCACGAACATACATTATAAACTAATGAGATGCGAGCAATTATCACTTATTAATTTAGTATGACACGATTTACAAGGTCAACGATCCACagatttattagattagggagCCGACGGAGTTTAAACCAACGTCGTGATGCAAGGACAACACTCCTATCCGTTATTGTGGTAGAGATCCAATTGCAATAATATAACATTTTAGAATGACTAATATACAGTAAAACCTATTTAAAGTAATACTCTGTAATGGAATAACCTCTTTGAAGTCATAtaaattttggtttcaacttgGGACTAGTAGtgtatttttagaataaattcTATATtgtaataaattataatttttccaGTCTCATTTTAAGGAAACACGTATCCACATAGTTATAACTTATAATTTTCAATgagtacaaaaatatgcaagAAATAAAATACTTGGTGAAGGGCACCAGCAGCAAACGGATACAAGAAGACACAAAAGCAGAAggcccaaaaataaaaacaacggATAAAACGTTAATCCCTATCAAATAGAAACAGCCTAACGCCATATGTCTCTGACCAACAACCATCGGAATAGCCGCCGTGAAGGAACCAAATTCAAAATGGATCCCCAAATGCCAAGGCACAGCCAAATCAACCCATAAATGGCAAGAATACCCAAAGAAAAGCAAATCTTAAAAATAATAGTTTGGTACTTAGTGTTTTGTGTGTATATAACAAACTAATAAATATTTGTAAGTCCCATATTTATTTCCAAAACGACCTTCCACTAATCAAAATGGCTCTATTGACCAAAAACATTGCTACAACTATTTGTATAACGAGATGCTATTAGTTAAACAGTGTAAAACCACAATGACCCCATCAATAATgaaatcaaataatatattcCTAAGACCAACAATCGTTTGGTAC from Pyrus communis chromosome 7, drPyrComm1.1, whole genome shotgun sequence encodes the following:
- the LOC137740253 gene encoding WRKY transcription factor 71-like: MSNEKKNPYQYDPFDYNHHEIKKSGYPFFNYGTSSLYQNPSHDPQTLNGFGSDHPNSFMSLTDCLHGSLDYNTLSKAFDMSCSSSEVISPPLDHDNNSNKQQAAAAGVGDHSVGTNSTTENPSTPNYSSISSSPNEAAGAGAGAVAVAVDHQVLDEDSDHKSKKDKQPKLGSDGDDEDKSKKGNKAKKKEKRKREPRFAFLTKSEVDHLEDGYRWRKYGQKAVKNSPYPRSYYRCTTQKCIVKKRVERSFQDSSIVITTYEGQHNHQCPATLRGNLNLNAVGMLSPNSLLASASLSGSAKFSHEFLAQFLPMDNQLQLQSYQHDHPPSSTLYSTLMSPHHHHHNQQQQQLPASDHGLLQDLVPSFSHKQEP